A genomic region of Gymnogyps californianus isolate 813 chromosome 12, ASM1813914v2, whole genome shotgun sequence contains the following coding sequences:
- the DRC7 gene encoding dynein regulatory complex subunit 7, which yields MEVLEEKEEEEKREEEELKALEISGNLQDVETKVSVEQVCVPSHVPDFDWSSIDTSQLPSSYKTNSLKEKKLLHMADHFLQQYTHLCPDRKLLFLHPVNECGVEKFVSTTVRPTLLPYTELYHWDGCASFVSDYLTMEPLKSPITPPSSLYSPTTILKYQRGNCFDFSVLLCSMLIGAGYDAYCVHGYATREICTLDETLELCPLLRKPQEVPKEGMKKSSNKYRVKPPPDLQSKFELQQEAKKKAETEAAQKIKEGEEEKEVEKPKRDPLYGLRVHAWVLVLSGKREVPETFFINPFTGNSHSTMDEHFLGIESVWNHKNYWVNMQDCWNGCKDLVFDLGDAIHWEIMLSGSNKPLQPLPDAEEEKELSDRDVDDTQEKEEEDMSFDMPPSWVAPIQISPREFETRCSQGRKVILYKKAKLEKWAPYLNGNGLVKRLTVYADLDCTEVVEVREWFKNREDMLDMREVNKQTQLTTEYFSPGHLLGLKAHTYMSLEPETEHTMEFYNEARVDGLQKRVENANEMTEYFVGRDDFLHVRHMEFGKRGKKIHLAGTRTDINSRPIVQIKECFHRNLEKPADEDVAERIFLITEETIHLTYHLKDKYITAAKKDFFKAAERDRKGNEIIMTPEMCITYQAGSSEKDKKLLHLYKLLQELTEEEKQLKQQVRQSEAEVLNILKIRENEETAVKLSVSIYNTERNEKRRQQYEAMKNTMENELPGQEEQDLDYLAPFLIQIGHREKMTKGQALRVRDDCLTDFKHRLIDKANIIQARFEKAVEELQKKDQWFQENQNELSAEEEDDFLTRCSETTFHIHILALRLNREKQTAPQKYLALEEKLRKDPRLAEHLGHA from the exons atGGAGgtcctggaggagaaggaggaagaagagaaaagagaagaagaagagctgaaGGCTTTGGAGATCAGCGGTAACCTCCAGGATGTGGAGACGAAGGTGTCTGTGGAGCAAGTCTGCGTCCCAAGTCATGTACC TGATTTTGACTGGAGCTCCATTGACACGTCCCAGTTACCGTCCTCGTACAAGACAAAttctctgaaggaaaagaagctgcTGCACATGGCTGACCATTTCCTCCAGCAGTACACTCACCTCTGCCCTGACCGCAAGCTGCTCTTCCTCCACCCGGTCAACGAGTGTGGCGTGGAG AAGTTTGTGAGCACAACGGTGAGGCCAACCCTGCTGCCTTACACAGAGCTGTACCACTGGGATGGCTGTGCCAGCTTCGTCTCTGATTACCTCACCATGGAGCCTCTCAAGTCCCCTATCACACCG cccAGTTCACTCTATTCCCCAACCACCATCCTGAAATACCAGCGAGGGAACTGCTTTGACTTCAGCGTGCTGCTGTGCTCCATGCTGATCGGGGCCGGGTATGACGCCTACTGCGTGCACGGGTATGCCACCCGTGAGATATGCACCCTGGACGAGACTCTGGAGCTGTGCCCACTGCTCAGGAAGCCACAGGAG GTACCAAAAGAGGGGATGAAGAAGTCGTCCAACAAGTATAGAGTTAAGCCCCCCCCAGACCTGCAGAGCAAGTTTGAGCTTCAGCAGGAGGCCAAGAAGAAGGCAGAAACTGAAGCTGCTCAAAAGAtcaaggaaggagaagaggagaag GAAGTGGAAAAGCCCAAGCGTGACCCTTTGTATGGCTTACGGGTGCACGCGTGGGTTTTGGTTCTGTCTGGGAAGAGGGAGGTTCCTGAGACCTTCTTCATCAACCCCTTCACGGGAAACAGCCACAGCACCATGGATGAGCACTTCCTTGGGATTGAGAGTGTCTGGAACCACAAGAACTACTGGGTGAACATGCAGGACTGCTGGAACGGCTGCAAG GATCTCGTCTTTGACTTGGGCGACGCTATCCACTGGGAAATTATGCTGTCGGGGAGCAACAAGCCTCTTCAGCCGCTCCCGGatgctgaggaggaaaaggagttATCTGACAGGGACGTGGATGATACG caggaaaaggaggaggaagacatgAGTTTTGACATGCCACCATCGTGGGTAGCCCCAATTCAGATATCTCCCAGAG AGTTTGAGACCCGCTGTTCCCAGGGGAGGAAGGTGATCCTGTACAAGAAGGCAaaactggagaaatgggcaCCGTACCTGAATGGAAATGGGCTGGTGAAACGCCTCACCGTCTACGCAGACTTAGACT GTACTGAAGTAGTGGAGGTGAGGGAGTGGTTCAAAAACCGAGAAGACATGTTGGATATGAGAGAAGTGAATAAACAAACGCAGCTGACCACAGAGTACTTCAGCCCAGGACACCTCCTTGGTCTTAAAG CTCACACCTATATGTCGCTGGAACCAGAGACTGAACATACGATGGAGTTCTACAATGAGGCGCGAGTCGATGGCCTCCAGAAACGTGTTGAAAATGCTAACGAGATGACGGAGTACTTCGTGGGGCGGGATGACTTCCTGCACGTCCGGCACATGGAGTTtggcaaaagaggaaagaaaatacacttgGCTGGCACCAGAACTGACATTAACTCCCGGCCTATAGTG CAAATCAAGGAGTGTTTCCACAGAAACCTAGAAAAGCCTGCTGATGAAGATGTAGCAGAACGTATCTTTCTGATCACGGAGGAGACGATCCATCTGACATATCACCTCAAGGATAAATACATTACTGCTGCAAAGAAGGATTTCTTCAAAGCGGCAGAGAGGgataggaaaggaaatgaaatcatCATGACCCCAGAAATGTGCATCACATACCAG GCGGGGTCCTCTGAGAAAGACAAGAAGCTGCTCCATCTGTACAAATTGTTGCAGGAGctaacagaggaagagaagcagctgaagCAACAAGTCCGGCAATCTGAAGCCGAG GTGTTAAACATTTTGAAGATCCGTGAGAATGAAGAAACCGCTGTTAAATTGTCAGTTTCAATTTATAATACAGAGAGgaatgaaaagagaagacaacagTATGAAGCCATG AAGAACACAATGGAGAATGAGCTCCCGGGACAAGAGGAACAGGATCTGGATTACTTGGCACCTTTCCTTATTCAAATTGgccacagagagaaaatgacCAAGGGCCAGGCCCTGCGCGTCAGAGATGACTGCCTGACTGATTTTAAGCATCGTCTCATTGATAAAGCTAACATCATCCAGGCTCGCTTTGAAAAG GCAgtggaagagctgcagaagaagGACCAGTGGTTTCAGGAAAACCAGAATGAGCTCAGcgcagaggaggaggatgactTCCTCACCCGTTGCTCTGAAACCACGTTCCATATCCACATTCTAGCGCTGAGGCTCAACAG GGAAAAGCAGACGGCGCCACAGAAATACCTTGCTCTTGAAGAGAAGCTGCGCAAGGATCCTCGCCTAGCTGAGCACCTCGGTCATGCCTGA
- the KATNB1 gene encoding katanin p80 WD40 repeat-containing subunit B1 isoform X2 gives MAVAVTTKTAWKLQEITAHSSNVSSLVLGKSSGRLLATGGDDCRVNIWSVNKPNCIMSLTGHTTPIESLQINTNEELIVAGSQSGSIRVWDLEAAKILRTLLGHKANICSLDFHPFGSFVASGSLDTNIKLWDVRRKGCVFRYKGHTEAVRCLRFSPDGKWLASAADDHTVKLWDLAAGKIMFEFTGHTGPVNVVEFHPNEYLLASGSSDRTVRFWDLEKFQVVSCIEEEATPVRCVLFNPDGCCLYSGFQDSLRVYGWEPERCFDVVLVNWGKVADLSICNNQLIGVSFAQSTVSSFVVDLSRVTKLDSIPHGLIRDDEPLVPPTPTGSSLRRIYDRPSTSCSKPQRVKHNSESERRSPSSEDDRDEKESKAEIQNPEDYKEIFQPKNAICRTPPRNNEPFPAPPEDEPVTAKEAVKPSQAADVQTPLPKQELPDPVQRPPIASSTPLTRTEPSVIPAARNEPIGLKASDFLPAVKNQSQAELVDEEAMSQIRKGHETMCVVLTSRHKNLDTVRAVWSTGDIKNSVDSAVAINDLSVVVDLLNIVNQKASLWKLDLCTIVLPQIEKLLQSKYESYVQTGCTSLKLILQRFLPLITDILAAPPSVGVDITREERLHKCKLCYKQLKNISNIVKNKSGLSGRHGSAFRELHLLMAVLE, from the exons ATGGCCGTGGCCGTCACCACTAAGACGGCGTGGAAGCTGC AAGAGATCACGGCTCACAGCAGCAATGTGTCCTCACTAGTCCTAGGAAAAAGTTCAGGCCGGCTACTGGCAACTGGAGGAGATGACTGTCGGGTCAACATATGGTCAGTTAACAAGCCCAACTGCATCATG agcTTGACAGGCCATACAACGCCCATTGAGAGCCTACAGATCAATACGAATGAGGAACTCATTGTTGCAGGGTCCCAGTCAGGGTCCATTCGAGTCTGGGACCTGGAGGCTGCCAAAA ttCTTCGTACCTTACTCGGTCACAAAGCGAATATCTGCAGCCTTGATTTCCATCCTTTTGGAAGCTTTGTGGCATCTGGCTCTTTGGACACGAACATTAAG CTCTGGGAtgtgagaagaaaaggctgtgtCTTCAGGTACAAG GGTCACACAGAAGCAGTTCGATGTCTCCGCTTTAGTCCTGATGGGAAATGGTTAGCCTCTGCTGCTGATGATCACACTGTAAAG CTGTGGGATCTGGCTGCCGGGAAGATAATGTTTGAGTTTACAGGACATACCGGCCCAGTAAACGTTGTTGAATTCCATCCCAATGAATACCTTTTGGCTTCTGGCAGCTCTGACAG GACTGTTCGGTTCTGGGACTTGGAGAAGTTTCAAGTTGTGAGCTGTATTGAAGAGGAGGCTACTCCTGTCAG GTGCGTGCTCTTCAATCCAGATGGCTGCTGCTTGTATAGTGGCTTCCAGGACTCGCTGCGTGTGTACGGCTGGGAGCCAGAGCGCTGTTTTGATGTGGTCTTGGTGAACTGGGGAAAAGTAGCTGACTTATCTATCTGCAACAACCAGCTG ATAGGAGTTTCCTTTGCGCAAAGCACAGTCTCTTCCTTCGTTGTGGATCTCAGCAGAGTCACAAAGTTGGATTCTATTCCTCATGGGCTGATCAGGGATGACGAGCCTCTTGTGCCGCCTACCCCCACGGGGTCCTCCCTTCGCCGCATCTATGACAGGCCCTCAACTAGCTGCAGCAAGCCACAGAG AGTGAAGCACAACTCAGAGAGTGAGAGGCGCAGTCCCAGCAGTGAAGATGACCGGGATGAGAAGGAATCGAAGGCTGAGATCCAGAACCCGGAGGATTACAAAGAGATCTTCCAGCCCAAGAATGCTATCT gTCGAACTCCGCCTCGAAACAACGAGCCCTTTCCAGCCCCTCCTGAGGATG AGCCCGTAACTGCAAAGGAAGCAGTGAAGCCCAGCCAAGCTGCGGATGTCCAGACCCCGTTGCCAAAGCAAGAACTT CCTGATCCGGTTCAGAGGCCACCGATTGCCTCCTCAACTCCTTTGACCAGAACAGAGCCGTCGGTGATTCCTGCAGCCAGGAATGAGCCCATTGGCCTGAAAGCCTCTGACTTTCTACCA GCTGTGAAAAACCAAAGCCAGGCCGAGCTCGTGGATGAGGAAGCCATGTCCCAGATCAGGAAAGGCCACGAGACCATGTGTGTGGTGCTCACCAGCCGCCACAAGAATCTGGACACCGTGCGGGCTGTGTGGAGCACCGGTGACATCAAG AACTCTGTGGACTCTGCCGTGGCGATCAACGATCTGTCTGTTGTTGTGGACCTCTTGAATATTGTCAACCAAAAAGC ATCTCTCTGGAAGCTGGATTTGTGTACTATAGTCCTGCCGCAGATAGAAAAACTACTCCAAAGTAAATATGAAAG ttacGTGCAAACTGGCTGCACCTCCCTGAAACTCATTCTCCAGAGATTCCTGCCACTGATCACAGACATCCTCGCTGCACCACCTTCTGTCGGAGTGGACATCACCAGAGAGGAAAG gctCCATAAATGCAAGCTGTGCTacaagcagctgaaaaacatcAGCAACATCGTCAAGAACAAGTCTGGGCTCAGCGGCCGCCACGGTAGTGCCTTTCGGGAACTGCATCTCCTCATGGCCGTCCTGGAGTGA
- the KATNB1 gene encoding katanin p80 WD40 repeat-containing subunit B1 isoform X1: MAVAVTTKTAWKLQEITAHSSNVSSLVLGKSSGRLLATGGDDCRVNIWSVNKPNCIMSLTGHTTPIESLQINTNEELIVAGSQSGSIRVWDLEAAKILRTLLGHKANICSLDFHPFGSFVASGSLDTNIKLWDVRRKGCVFRYKGHTEAVRCLRFSPDGKWLASAADDHTVKLWDLAAGKIMFEFTGHTGPVNVVEFHPNEYLLASGSSDRTVRFWDLEKFQVVSCIEEEATPVRCVLFNPDGCCLYSGFQDSLRVYGWEPERCFDVVLVNWGKVADLSICNNQLIGVSFAQSTVSSFVVDLSRVTKLDSIPHGLIRDDEPLVPPTPTGSSLRRIYDRPSTSCSKPQSRVKHNSESERRSPSSEDDRDEKESKAEIQNPEDYKEIFQPKNAICRTPPRNNEPFPAPPEDEPVTAKEAVKPSQAADVQTPLPKQELPDPVQRPPIASSTPLTRTEPSVIPAARNEPIGLKASDFLPAVKNQSQAELVDEEAMSQIRKGHETMCVVLTSRHKNLDTVRAVWSTGDIKNSVDSAVAINDLSVVVDLLNIVNQKASLWKLDLCTIVLPQIEKLLQSKYESYVQTGCTSLKLILQRFLPLITDILAAPPSVGVDITREERLHKCKLCYKQLKNISNIVKNKSGLSGRHGSAFRELHLLMAVLE; this comes from the exons ATGGCCGTGGCCGTCACCACTAAGACGGCGTGGAAGCTGC AAGAGATCACGGCTCACAGCAGCAATGTGTCCTCACTAGTCCTAGGAAAAAGTTCAGGCCGGCTACTGGCAACTGGAGGAGATGACTGTCGGGTCAACATATGGTCAGTTAACAAGCCCAACTGCATCATG agcTTGACAGGCCATACAACGCCCATTGAGAGCCTACAGATCAATACGAATGAGGAACTCATTGTTGCAGGGTCCCAGTCAGGGTCCATTCGAGTCTGGGACCTGGAGGCTGCCAAAA ttCTTCGTACCTTACTCGGTCACAAAGCGAATATCTGCAGCCTTGATTTCCATCCTTTTGGAAGCTTTGTGGCATCTGGCTCTTTGGACACGAACATTAAG CTCTGGGAtgtgagaagaaaaggctgtgtCTTCAGGTACAAG GGTCACACAGAAGCAGTTCGATGTCTCCGCTTTAGTCCTGATGGGAAATGGTTAGCCTCTGCTGCTGATGATCACACTGTAAAG CTGTGGGATCTGGCTGCCGGGAAGATAATGTTTGAGTTTACAGGACATACCGGCCCAGTAAACGTTGTTGAATTCCATCCCAATGAATACCTTTTGGCTTCTGGCAGCTCTGACAG GACTGTTCGGTTCTGGGACTTGGAGAAGTTTCAAGTTGTGAGCTGTATTGAAGAGGAGGCTACTCCTGTCAG GTGCGTGCTCTTCAATCCAGATGGCTGCTGCTTGTATAGTGGCTTCCAGGACTCGCTGCGTGTGTACGGCTGGGAGCCAGAGCGCTGTTTTGATGTGGTCTTGGTGAACTGGGGAAAAGTAGCTGACTTATCTATCTGCAACAACCAGCTG ATAGGAGTTTCCTTTGCGCAAAGCACAGTCTCTTCCTTCGTTGTGGATCTCAGCAGAGTCACAAAGTTGGATTCTATTCCTCATGGGCTGATCAGGGATGACGAGCCTCTTGTGCCGCCTACCCCCACGGGGTCCTCCCTTCGCCGCATCTATGACAGGCCCTCAACTAGCTGCAGCAAGCCACAGAG CAGAGTGAAGCACAACTCAGAGAGTGAGAGGCGCAGTCCCAGCAGTGAAGATGACCGGGATGAGAAGGAATCGAAGGCTGAGATCCAGAACCCGGAGGATTACAAAGAGATCTTCCAGCCCAAGAATGCTATCT gTCGAACTCCGCCTCGAAACAACGAGCCCTTTCCAGCCCCTCCTGAGGATG AGCCCGTAACTGCAAAGGAAGCAGTGAAGCCCAGCCAAGCTGCGGATGTCCAGACCCCGTTGCCAAAGCAAGAACTT CCTGATCCGGTTCAGAGGCCACCGATTGCCTCCTCAACTCCTTTGACCAGAACAGAGCCGTCGGTGATTCCTGCAGCCAGGAATGAGCCCATTGGCCTGAAAGCCTCTGACTTTCTACCA GCTGTGAAAAACCAAAGCCAGGCCGAGCTCGTGGATGAGGAAGCCATGTCCCAGATCAGGAAAGGCCACGAGACCATGTGTGTGGTGCTCACCAGCCGCCACAAGAATCTGGACACCGTGCGGGCTGTGTGGAGCACCGGTGACATCAAG AACTCTGTGGACTCTGCCGTGGCGATCAACGATCTGTCTGTTGTTGTGGACCTCTTGAATATTGTCAACCAAAAAGC ATCTCTCTGGAAGCTGGATTTGTGTACTATAGTCCTGCCGCAGATAGAAAAACTACTCCAAAGTAAATATGAAAG ttacGTGCAAACTGGCTGCACCTCCCTGAAACTCATTCTCCAGAGATTCCTGCCACTGATCACAGACATCCTCGCTGCACCACCTTCTGTCGGAGTGGACATCACCAGAGAGGAAAG gctCCATAAATGCAAGCTGTGCTacaagcagctgaaaaacatcAGCAACATCGTCAAGAACAAGTCTGGGCTCAGCGGCCGCCACGGTAGTGCCTTTCGGGAACTGCATCTCCTCATGGCCGTCCTGGAGTGA